The following is a genomic window from Candidatus Eisenbacteria bacterium.
ATGTCGATCCTTCTTGAACTCGCTCACTCGAATTTGCGAACTCGGGCTTTGCCCTCAGACAGCGCAAATTCGCCCCTTCCGGGTCGTTGACTCGTCCAAGAATGGAGTCCAGAGATTTTCGGAAAGTCGGTTCAAGGACATCTCCAAACCTGCCTGCTGCAGGGCCGCGTCACCTACGCCGGCTCGAACCCAATCCCAGTGTGTCCTTGACGTGCAAGTCTGGAACCTCGTAGAATGGGAGAGTTTCGTACCTCGAGAGGAGCTGAACATGGAAGAGAAAAAGCCGGAGAAGAATTTCAGCAAAGCCTGCCCTTGCTGCGGTTGCGAAGGACGGGTTCTCTCGCAAGAGGAGATAGAGAAGCTCAAGCGAGAGGCGAAATTGGGTGATTTCAGGTACTGCAATACGTGCGAGGAGTACTTCAAGGCCTAGGAAAACCCGGGCCTGCTGGTTCCTTCAGTTCGACTGCTGCACGGTCACTCCACGTCTGAACTCACGCACTAGACTGCCTTAATAACCTGCCTTATTGCACTCCGCTTGATCTTGGCGGCATTTCCCATGTCTATATGGACTCATCGGATTCGTGACCTGTGAGTTCGAAAATAATTGGAGGCGGCATCCGGATTTGAACCGGAGAATAACGGTTTTGCAGACCGTCGCCTTAGCCACTTGGCTATGCCGCCCCAGGGGCCGGCCTTCACTTTTGACCGGTCAGTCCTACCAACTCTGCGGGTTTGCACGTCAAATACTCAGGCAAGCACTGGATAATGTCAAGCTTGCAGGTCCGGCTGGATAGCGGTCAGGCGTCCAGGTCGACCGTGAAACTGTATCCGTGCCTCTTGAATCCGAGCGACTCGTAAAACTTGTGAGCTCTTTCCCTGCTTACGTTGCTCGATAGAACCAGCTTGTAGCAGCCGGCCTCCCTGCACTTCAGCATCGCATACTCCATCATCTGCTTGCCCAACCCTCTTCCCTGCCAATCACGGTGCACTACCACATCTTCAACAATACCAGAGGGTGTTCCCTTGTGCGCCAAGTTATCCATGATCAGCAACGCGAAAGTTCCGACAATGGTTCCATCGTTAACAGCGACGTAAATGTGGTAGTCGGGATATGACTGGATCCGCGCAAACAGCTCTTGCGCCCTTTTCAACGAAAGATGCTCGTCACCCTTCAGATCCAATTGAGCACAGAGAGTGAGGATCGAAGACAGGTCGGCTGATGTGGCTTCCCTGATCGCGATTGGTTTCGAGCTCATTGCATTCCGGAAATCCGGCACATGGCTCTGAGGCAAGGAGCCCGGCCCGTCACGCGGGATCCGGCGGCGGGCATCGGTTCCTCGGCACGGATTCGACTGCGCCAGTCAAACCCCCTCACCAACCTCACCCTTGGGGAGAGGATCAAGGTGAGGGGAACCTTCCCGGGTTCGCTCCCGGTCCTGCAATTAGTCCAATCCCAGGACGTCGCAGAAACCCGGAATATCCAGAAACCCGTGGCCGCTGATATTGAAGGCGATTACCTTCTTCTCACCGGACTCACGACATTTGATTGCCTCGTCAATTGCGCAGCAAATTGAATATGACGATTCAGGCGCAGGCAGCCAGCCCTCAGTTTCCATGAATAACCTTGCATTCTCAAAGACATGCCTCTCGTCGCCAGGATAGGCAATTGTGTCGATGTAACCCTTGTTTCGCAAGAGACTGATAATGGGCGAGCACCCGTGATACCGCAGCCCGTCACCCTTGATAGGTTTCATGTCACTCTTGTGCCCCAGGGTGTACATCTTCAGCATCGGAGTCTTTTCTGCATAATCGGCAAAATCGTACTCGTATTTACCCTGGAGGTTCGGCGCGAACTGACTTTGGGCCGCAATGAACTTGATCTTCTTCCCTTTCTTCAGCACGTCGCCGACAAATGGAAGGGCGAATCCGCCAAAATTCGATCCGCCGCCGAGACACGAAATCACCATGTCCGGATAGTCATCAAAGATTTTGAACTGTTTCTGAGTTTCCAGGCCGATTACCGTCTGATGCAGGAGAACGTGGTTCAGAACCGAGCCTAGGCAATAGACTGCCTTCGGATCTTTTTCAGCAGCTTCCAGCCCCTCAGAAATGGCAATCCCGAGCGAGCCGACATGCTCAGGATTCTTGTCGTAGAGAGTCTTGCCGAACTCCGTCATCGGACTCGGTGAAGCATGAACCTCGGCGCCGAGAAGCTTCATGAAACGGAGCCGGTCTTCTTTCCAGTTATACACACTCCGCACCCAGAAAACGAGGCATTTCAGACCCGTAACCGCAGTTGCATACGCAAGCGCGGTCCCCCATTGTCCGGCGCCGGTCTCTGTCGTCACTCTTTCGAATCCCTGCTTCTTTGCATACCAGCATTGCGCAAGCGCAGTATTGACCTTGTGACTGCCCGTCGGGCTGAAGAATTCGCTCTTATAGTACATTCTGCCCGGCGTGCCCAGCTTCTTCTCAAGATTTGTCGCCCGGAATAACGGTCTCGGTCTGCCTGCCTTGGCAAACAAATCCATGATTCCGTCAGGAATATCGATCCAGTTTTCCTTTGAGAATTCCTGGTTGAGACATTCGCCAACCAGAAGGTTGGGCAGGTTTTGAATTCGTGAAGGACCTTTTTCCGGGTCCATGGGAGGAGGCAGAGGTTCAGGCAGATCGGGCAGGATGTTGTACCACTGAGTTGGCATTTCCTCTGGCTTCAGATTGACCATGGTTCTCATTTCCTTCCTCCCCTCCTTGTTAGTTGTGCGGACTCAGTCTGCGATGGAAACCCTGAAACTAGCGCTCTGCGTAGCAATAGTCGAGCGCTGTCA
Proteins encoded in this region:
- a CDS encoding GNAT family N-acetyltransferase; translation: MSSKPIAIREATSADLSSILTLCAQLDLKGDEHLSLKRAQELFARIQSYPDYHIYVAVNDGTIVGTFALLIMDNLAHKGTPSGIVEDVVVHRDWQGRGLGKQMMEYAMLKCREAGCYKLVLSSNVSRERAHKFYESLGFKRHGYSFTVDLDA
- a CDS encoding TrpB-like pyridoxal phosphate-dependent enzyme, whose amino-acid sequence is MRTMVNLKPEEMPTQWYNILPDLPEPLPPPMDPEKGPSRIQNLPNLLVGECLNQEFSKENWIDIPDGIMDLFAKAGRPRPLFRATNLEKKLGTPGRMYYKSEFFSPTGSHKVNTALAQCWYAKKQGFERVTTETGAGQWGTALAYATAVTGLKCLVFWVRSVYNWKEDRLRFMKLLGAEVHASPSPMTEFGKTLYDKNPEHVGSLGIAISEGLEAAEKDPKAVYCLGSVLNHVLLHQTVIGLETQKQFKIFDDYPDMVISCLGGGSNFGGFALPFVGDVLKKGKKIKFIAAQSQFAPNLQGKYEYDFADYAEKTPMLKMYTLGHKSDMKPIKGDGLRYHGCSPIISLLRNKGYIDTIAYPGDERHVFENARLFMETEGWLPAPESSYSICCAIDEAIKCRESGEKKVIAFNISGHGFLDIPGFCDVLGLD